In the Streptomyces sp. WMMC940 genome, GGGGTATCCGTTGTGCGGGGTGGCCGAGAGGAAGAGGCGGTGCTCGAAGTGCGGGACGAGGCGGCGGATCAGCTTGGTCTGCTGGGAATCGACGGCGTACACCTGCTTGGGCGCGGCGGGCGCCACGTGATGGGCCTCGTCGAGGACGAGCAGGTCGAAGAAGCGCTTGCGCTCGCCGTCACCGCTCTCCCCGGGGGCGCCGATGACCTCGTCGAGGAGGCGCTGGGCCTTCCGGCCGCGCAGCCAGGGCAGGGACACGATGGTCAGCGGGTGGACGCGGAAGGGGTTGGCGGCGGTGCCGTGGGTGCGGCGCAGGCGGGCGCAGTGTTCGGAGTCGACGATGGTGAACTCCAGGCCGAACTTCTCGGCCATCTCGTCGCGCCACTTGAGGGTGAGGCCGGCCGGGCAGACGACCATGGTGCGGCGGGCCCGGCCGCGCAGCATCAGCTCCTGGACGACGAGACCCGCCTCGATGGTCTTGCCGAGACCGACGTCGTCGGCGAGGAGCAGGTTCACGCGGGGGGCACCGACGGCGCGGGAGACCGGCTCCAGCTGGTACGGCTCGACGGCGACGCCGGAGCGGAACGGGGCCTGGAGGGTCCTGGCGTCGGCGGAGGCGACGGCGGACCAGCGGACGGCGTCGAGGAACGCGGCGAGGCGGTTCGGGGAGTCGTAGGCGCCCGTGGAGGCGTCGGGGAGGGAGCCGGCGGGCAGCACGCGGCGCCCGGGCTCGACATCCCAGATCACGGAGAGGGTGTCGCCGAAGCGGCCGTCGGCGACGGACTGGAGGTGGACCAGGGTGGCGGGGCGGTGGTTCCCCTCGCCGCCGGGGGTGGCCGGAGACGGCTCGACGCGGGCGACCACCCAGGACTGCCCGCGCACTTCCACGAGATTGCCCTCCTCGGGGAGCTGCTCGGCCCCCGTCCGCTCGGTCTCGCGCGGAGCTGCTGACGTCATGGGCGCTGTTCCCCTCGGTGTCTCCTGCGTCCGTCCGCGGACAGTGTCCTGTCTCCCCTCCCGGCGGCGCGATTCGCAGCGTAACACGCCATTTTGACTGTGAACAGAGATTACAAAATCCTCGAGGAGGGTCATGCGAGGCGCCGCAGTCGGTCCAGCAGGGCGCGGGCCCGGCCGTGCCGCGGGTCGGCGTCCGGCAGGGACCGGTCCTCGTCGTCCGCGAGACGCTTCAGCAGTTCCCTGGCCGCATGGCGCTCGCCCGTGCGGGCGAGCAGTACGGCGATCTCGTAGCGCGTGTCCAACACCCCCGCGTCGCCCGGTCCGAGGAGGCTGCGCTGCTCGGCGAGGACCGACTTCATCTCGTCCAGCGCCTCCCGGGTGCGGCCGAGGACACTCACACACAGGGCGTGTCCGGCCCGGGCGGCGAGTACGTCGGCCCGCCCGAGATCGGCACCGGCGAGGAGATCGCCGTACTCCCGAAGGGCTCGGGCGGGGTGGCCGGACCGGCGAAGGCGGTCGATCTCGGCCAGCCGGGGATGCGGCATCCCGGGTGCCGTGGGGCGCACCGGAGCGGGGGCCCAGGCGGCTGCGCGTACGGCCACCTCGGTCGCGGAGGCAGGCCGGTTCTCCGGCTTCTTCTCCAGGAGCGCCCCCACGAGTTCCCGCAGCCCGGCCGGGAGGCCGGCGCGGCGCCCGTCGAGCGGAGGCACGGGCTCCTGCGCGTGCTGGTGGTAGAGCATGAACGGGCTTCCGGAGACGAAGGGGGGCGCCCCCGCCAGCAGTTCGTAGAGGACGCAGCCCAGCGAGTACAGGTCGCTGGCGGGCACGGTGTTGCCCACGGCCTGCTCGGGTGCCATGTACACCACGGTGCCGGGGGTGGCGTTCGCCGCGGTGAAACGGGTCTCGCCGGGTTGCGGATCGAGAGCGGCCGCGACCCCGAAATCGAGAACCTTGAGGTCGCCGTCGGGCGTGATCATCAGGTTCGACGGCTTGAGGTCACGGTGCACGACGTTCTGGGCGTGTGCGTAGGCGAGCACCTCGGCCGTACGCATGGCGACGTCCGCGGCGTGCTCGACGGGCAGCGGGCCCTCGCTCTTGAGGACGGCGTCGAGGGCGCGACCGGGGATGAGGTCCATGACGAGGTAGAGCTCGCCCTCGTGGCTGCCGTGGTCGTGGACGGCGGGGATGCCCGGGTGGTTCAGGCGGCTGGTGAGGCGTGCCTCGCGAAGGAAGCGGCGCTCCAGTGACGTGAACTCCGCGCCGCCCGCGCGGGGCGCGACCAGCTTCACCGCGACCTCGCTGCCCTGCGCCTCCCGGTCGTACGCCGCCCAGACGACGCCCATACCGCCCCGGCCCAGCTCTCGGGTGAGATCGTACCGTCCCAGGCTTCGCCGCATCGCGCCCGTCCCCAGTCCCGGCGCCCACGGCGCCGCTCACTCCCCTGTCTCCGGGGCGAGGTCCCGCACCCGGCCGGCACCTGCCATGTTCTCACCGCTCACACCGGGCTCGGTCCCTGCGGGACGCGAAAGGGGCGGCGGGGGTCCTCGCGGGGGCCCGGCCGGGTGGCCAACTCGGGGCAGGCAGCAGGCAGATAGGGGGCCAGGGCCGCGTACGCCTCGACTGCCGAGGAGGGGCGGTCGTCCGGGTGCTTGGCGAGCAGGGCGGCGACCAGGTCCTGCAGGCCCGGCGGGACATCGACGCCGGAGTCCGCGATCAGGGGCGGCCGTGAGGTCAGGTGATGCGTGGCCAGCAACGCCGGCTGGTCGGTGGGGAACGGGGTCTCGCCGGTGAGCATGTGGTGCAGCAGGCAGCCCACCGCGTAGAGGTCGCTGCGCCCGTCCAGGCGGCCCTGCCCGGAGAGCAGTTCGGGCGAGGCGCACACGATGTTGCCGATGGTCTCACCGGTCATGGTCAGGCGCGGGTCGGTGTCGCTCAGGACCTTCACCAGGCCGAAGTCCAGGATCTTCACGACACCGTCCCCGCGGACCATGATGTTCTGGGTCTTGAGGTCGCGGTGGACGAGACCGGCCGCGTGGGCGGCCGACAGGCCGGCGCACAGCTGGGCCGCGACGGCGACGGCACCGGGCACACCGAAACGTCCGTGCTCTTGTTGATCGAAGAGGAACTCGAGGGTGGTGCCTTCGACCAGTTCCATCACCAGACAGCAGGTGTCGTCCATGATCGACGCGTCGAAGACGGTGGTCGTGTTCGGATGACCGAGCCGCGCCGCGGCCTTTGCCTCCCTCTGGAAACGCCGCAACGCCTCATCCCGGCTCCGCGGGACGGCCAGCAGGTCCGCAGCGACGGTCTTCACGGCCACGGGCCGCTCAAGACGCAGGTCACACCCCTGCCACACCTGGCCCATCACGCCACGGCCCAGCACCGACGTGAGCCGGTACCGCTCCAGGAGCACGGTTCCCGGCGTGAATCCCTGCATTTCTCCCCTCCTCCACACTTCCGGCACCCGATTGCCGATATTCGCACTGTGAACAGAGTCAATGAGCGTAGTAGCCTCTGCTGCACAGCCACCCATCACCCCCAAGGCCCGTCCCCCGCCCCCGCCTGCAAGCGCCCAGCACCTCGGAGACTGTCGATGAGTACAACCGGTTCCGTACCCGTCAGCCTGGCCGAGATCGCTCGGATCGCCGGTGTGGGGCGTGCCGCGGTGAGCAACTGGCGACGACGTCACGACTCGTTCCCGGCCCGTATCGGCGGCACGGACGTCAGCCCTCAGTTCTCCCTGGCCGAGGTCGAGCAGTGGCTGCGGGACAACGGCAAGCTCGACAACATCGGGGGCCGGGAACTGCTGTGGCCCCGGTTCGAAGCGCTGGGCAGCAGGGATGATTCGGGCCTGGCCATCGCCGAGGCCGCCCACCGCATGCGTTCCCCTCGTACACGCTCCTCACAGGCAGAACTCAGCGCGGAGGCGGGGGAGTTGGCGGTCGAGGCGGCGAAACTGGGGCGCAGCGAAGGGGCGCGGGCGACGTTCGAGTTCCTGCTCCAGCGGTGGCTCGAGACACATGTCCGCCAGCTGAGCACAACGCCGCCGCCGCTCGCCGCCCTCATGGCGCGGATCGCGCTCGGCGTCCGCGTCGACGGGCACGACGAGGAGCTCACCGCTCTTGACCCGGCCTGCGGCACAGGACATCTGGCGGCCGCTGCCGTGCAGGAGTGCGGGGATCGAAGCCTGATGCTGCTGGCTTGTGAGCGAGACCCCGCGCTTGCCGCGCTGGCCTCCGCCCGGCTGGCGTTCTTCGGGGACGAACACGACGTCCGTACGGAGATCGCCACGGCGGACGCTCTGCGCGAGGACCCCTTCACGGGGGTGCGAGCGGACATCGTGCTGTGCAATCCGCCGTTCAACGAACGTGACTGGGGCTACGAGGAACTCGCCACCGACCAGCGCTGGACACACGGACTCCCTCCCCGCACCGAGCCGGAGCTCGCCTGGGTACAGCACGTGCTCGCCCATCTCAAGCCCGGCGGAGCAGGCGTCGTCGTCCTGCCTCCCGCGGTCGCCTCGCGCAAGGCCGGCCGACGCATCCGAGGCTCCCTGCTGCGCACCGGCGCGCTCCGAGCCGTAGTGGCCCTCCCACCCGGCAGCGCCCAGCCGCACAGCGTCTCCCTGCAACTGTGGGTCCTCAGAGCCGCCTCGGACGGCCCTGGTGCGGTTCCACCGGGGCAGGACGCGCTCCTCGTCGACGCGACGCGCTTCGCCAGAGCCGGCGCACGTGAACCCGGCCCGCACTGGGAATCCCTCCAGACCTTCGTCCTCTCCGCGCTGGAAGCCCTCGACCGTCCGAACGCGGGTCTGCCGGACGGCGCCGTCCGGGTTCCCCTCCTGGACCTCTTGGACGACGAGGTGGACGTCACCCCCGGGCGCTACACGTCGGCGGGCATGGAGCCGTCAGGGCTCGAACTCGCCGCCACCTGGAAGGAATTGGAGACGCTGCTGACCGGCCTGACTCAGCGCGCCCAGCGATTGTCAGAGCTGAGATTCGATACCGACGGGCCGCAGACGACGGTCGGCGTGGGAGACCTCGTCAAGGCCGGCGCCCTGTCGTTGCGGGCAGGGCAACAGCCGTTGGACGGCGCCGTGGAGCCCGGCAGTGCCTCCGTGCCTCTCCTCACCGTCGCCGACCTGCTGACGGACGGCACTCCGAGCGGATCCGTCTCCACCGCATCGGCGCCGGTGATCGCCGAGAAAGGCGACGTGGTGGTCGCCGGTGTCGTACGTGCCTTCAAGGCATGGGTGCACGAAGGGCCACCGACGGCCCTGGGGCCCCAGCTCTACGCCCTGCGGGTGGACCCGGCGAAGCTGGACGCCCGCTTCCTCGCCGGCTGCCTGAGCGCGCCCTCCAACGGACGGCAGGCAGGCACCCACGCCTCCAGTTCGTCGAGGGTCGACATCCGGCGTCTGCAGGTGCTCCAACTGCCCCTGGAGCAACAGTCGGCGTACACCGAGGTCTTTCGCGACCTGGGTGCCTTCGAAGCGCAACTCGCACACGCCGACGGCATGGGCAAGAGCTTGGTGAGTGACGTGGTCGATCTGCTCGCCGCAGGTGGGCTGGACCTCTGACGTCG is a window encoding:
- a CDS encoding serine/threonine-protein kinase encodes the protein MRRSLGRYDLTRELGRGGMGVVWAAYDREAQGSEVAVKLVAPRAGGAEFTSLERRFLREARLTSRLNHPGIPAVHDHGSHEGELYLVMDLIPGRALDAVLKSEGPLPVEHAADVAMRTAEVLAYAHAQNVVHRDLKPSNLMITPDGDLKVLDFGVAAALDPQPGETRFTAANATPGTVVYMAPEQAVGNTVPASDLYSLGCVLYELLAGAPPFVSGSPFMLYHQHAQEPVPPLDGRRAGLPAGLRELVGALLEKKPENRPASATEVAVRAAAWAPAPVRPTAPGMPHPRLAEIDRLRRSGHPARALREYGDLLAGADLGRADVLAARAGHALCVSVLGRTREALDEMKSVLAEQRSLLGPGDAGVLDTRYEIAVLLARTGERHAARELLKRLADDEDRSLPDADPRHGRARALLDRLRRLA
- a CDS encoding serine/threonine-protein kinase, whose translation is MQGFTPGTVLLERYRLTSVLGRGVMGQVWQGCDLRLERPVAVKTVAADLLAVPRSRDEALRRFQREAKAAARLGHPNTTTVFDASIMDDTCCLVMELVEGTTLEFLFDQQEHGRFGVPGAVAVAAQLCAGLSAAHAAGLVHRDLKTQNIMVRGDGVVKILDFGLVKVLSDTDPRLTMTGETIGNIVCASPELLSGQGRLDGRSDLYAVGCLLHHMLTGETPFPTDQPALLATHHLTSRPPLIADSGVDVPPGLQDLVAALLAKHPDDRPSSAVEAYAALAPYLPAACPELATRPGPREDPRRPFRVPQGPSPV
- a CDS encoding N-6 DNA methylase; the encoded protein is MSTTGSVPVSLAEIARIAGVGRAAVSNWRRRHDSFPARIGGTDVSPQFSLAEVEQWLRDNGKLDNIGGRELLWPRFEALGSRDDSGLAIAEAAHRMRSPRTRSSQAELSAEAGELAVEAAKLGRSEGARATFEFLLQRWLETHVRQLSTTPPPLAALMARIALGVRVDGHDEELTALDPACGTGHLAAAAVQECGDRSLMLLACERDPALAALASARLAFFGDEHDVRTEIATADALREDPFTGVRADIVLCNPPFNERDWGYEELATDQRWTHGLPPRTEPELAWVQHVLAHLKPGGAGVVVLPPAVASRKAGRRIRGSLLRTGALRAVVALPPGSAQPHSVSLQLWVLRAASDGPGAVPPGQDALLVDATRFARAGAREPGPHWESLQTFVLSALEALDRPNAGLPDGAVRVPLLDLLDDEVDVTPGRYTSAGMEPSGLELAATWKELETLLTGLTQRAQRLSELRFDTDGPQTTVGVGDLVKAGALSLRAGQQPLDGAVEPGSASVPLLTVADLLTDGTPSGSVSTASAPVIAEKGDVVVAGVVRAFKAWVHEGPPTALGPQLYALRVDPAKLDARFLAGCLSAPSNGRQAGTHASSSSRVDIRRLQVLQLPLEQQSAYTEVFRDLGAFEAQLAHADGMGKSLVSDVVDLLAAGGLDL